The sequence CGGACAGATACGCGATGGAATCTTCAATCAACTCCAAATTCTTCGCCAATGAGATTCCCAAGGCATCAGTCACATGCAGCGACCAGGTTTTCCCGAACAACGTGATCGTCTTGGTCTCCGCAGCGAGCAGCGCTTGAAGATTCGGGTCCTTGCGAGCCGTGTTACTGGCTTTTCTGGTTGATCCGAATGCAATGACGTTCGCATGCTTCAGCGGGATGGTCTTGATCATCCGGAAGAACTCGATGTCTTTCGGATTCGCGCCTGGCCAACCGCCTTCAATAAAATGAACACCGAGGTCATCCAGCTTTTGGGCGATGCGGACCTTGTCTTCGGCCGAGAAACTGACGTCCTCAGCCTGAGCGCCGTCGCGTAACGTAGTGTCATAGATCTCCAGCGCTGCTGTTTGAGCTACCGACAACGTTCGTTCAGCAACCAGCTGTTGCTCACGAGCAGCGCGGGAAGAGCCGGATTGAGTGGATTTTCGAGCCATAGTGAGGAAGGGTATCAGGAGAGGGGCTCCCCTGTCGAGACGTCACGCCCGGGGAATTCGTCACAAGTCTAGGTCAACATACGAAGGGGCGCCCGCATCAAACTGGAATAGCCTCATCTTCAGGTACAGGAAGATTCGGATCAGGCGTGACCGCTAGCCATTGTAGAGTAGCGAGATTACGAATGGTTGAGGCGACCGTTCCTCGATCGAGCGGAGGACGACGTTTTTGCTTCCAATGCATGACTGCATCCAGCACCGCCGTTTCAGAAGGCCTACGATGATCGCTCAGTTCCCCTGCCGCAAAGAGAACTGTTGCGATGACCTCCGCTTGATCGATGTTCACCCTACTGAAGAGATCGACCGTCTTATTGATGATCCTGTCCCACTCTTCAAATTGGGAGGTGTACTTCTGCCGAATACGAGTGAAGTTTGGACCAACAGTGACCATGAACATCTTTCCCCGTCGCTCTTCTTGCAACAAACCGTTATTGACCAGCTTAGCCTCGAGAGACTTCAAATCTCCGGAAAATGGCCCAAAACTACCACGTTGATAGTGCAGGCCTGTCGGTAGGCCTTCATTAGTGGCAACATAGGCAATTTTCTGGAACAGCGTTCTTCCAACTGGCCAGTGATAGGGTTGTTGCTCGATGCGAGCCAAAACCTCTACGAGCGCCACCCACGCTGGATTCAGAGCCAACTGCCCATCTTTACAGCCGGTTCTCTATGCTGATCGGCACCTTGTTCCAAAAACTCCACAGTCAGCTCCTTCGGATGTGTGCACGCTGATTTGAGAGGATGCCGTGTTCCAGAATCGATGGAACATTATCAATTGGCGCAATGTAGTGCAGCTCCGTAATGTCAGACCGATTCACTCCTGTTCCTCGGGTGTATCACGTACAGTCATTCAGGAAACCTCCAACACCTTCAGCACTTCGTCGCCGTAGTGTTTGATGATTGTGATATCAAAGAAGGTTGTCCCAGACACTGTTCGCTTTTAAGTCGCTTCCCTCTCTCGTTTGCACCCTACAGACCTTCCAACGGTGCGGTGAAGTTATGCCTAAGACGGGTTATGCAATTACCTATAAACCACTTTGGATTGATGGCTGATACAGATACTTCTGAAACCCGGCAAAGACTCTGCCGATTTCTTCGGGCTGGCCGAGATCAGCTACGGCATCGGCAATGGCATTGTGATATCTGAGCTTCAGTAACGGTGACAGCTTGTCTTGCGCCAATTCCTCCACGCCGACTTTCACATATTGGGCAAGGACGAAATCCAAAAAGGCCTGCTGCTTGCCATTAAAGTGAGCGCTGATCTCCACCCTGGCCCTGGCAGCCCGCTCTTCGCGAGTGAGCGGCGCCATCGCATAGGCTACGTGAGCCAGCACATCGAACAGGTCGCTGTTCTCCGCATCGATGATGCGCTGCATCTCCGCCATCTGCTCGGCACCGAACCATTTCTCCGCCAGCCCCTGTAACAGTCGTGCCCTGGTCTCCGGCACACTCCAGATGGCACGAAGTTCAGCCTCATCGTGGAAAAACTCCGGCAGTTTGCCGAAGAGCAGTTCCAGGAATTGCTGCGCGGACATCGGCGTGCCATCCGGGTGCCAAAAGGTTGTCACCATCATGTGTTGGATGGTGCGGGCTTTCCCGTCTGCCAGCTTCACCTTGATGCGCTTTCTCTTCACATATTCGACAGGCTCTTCACGCACTCTATCCACCAGTGGAGGTAATGGAGGAATCGTCTTAC is a genomic window of Candidatus Nitrospira kreftii containing:
- a CDS encoding Putative Type I restriction-modification system, restriction subunit, translated to MGQFNQHEKTLVFCATQDHALAVRDLINQMKTSTDPNYCQRVTANDGELGEQHLRDFQDNEKTIPTILTTSQKLSTGVDARNIRNIVLMRPINSMIEFKQIIGRGTRLYDGKDYFTIYDFVKAHHHFSDPEWDGEPIEPEPKPEGKTIPPLPPLVDRVREEPVEYVKRKRIKVKLADGKARTIQHMMVTTFWHPDGTPMSAQQFLELLFGKLPEFFHDEAELRAIWSVPETRARLLQGLAEKWFGAEQMAEMQRIIDAENSDLFDVLAHVAYAMAPLTREERAARARVEISAHFNGKQQAFLDFVLAQYVKVGVEELAQDKLSPLLKLRYHNAIADAVADLGQPEEIGRVFAGFQKYLYQPSIQSGL
- a CDS encoding Appr-1-p processing protein, encoding MALVEVLARIEQQPYHWPVGRTLFQKIAYVATNEGLPTGLHYQRGSFGPFSGDLKSLEAKLVNNGLLQEERRGKMFMVTVGPNFTRIRQKYTSQFEEWDRIINKTVDLFSRVNIDQAEVIATVLFAAGELSDHRRPSETAVLDAVMHWKQKRRPPLDRGTVASTIRNLATLQWLAVTPDPNLPVPEDEAIPV